TGACGAAGTAACCCGTTTGACGGGCGCCGCCATGCAGGGCAGGCTGGATACCCGGGCCGACGGTAGCGGGCTGGGCGGCGATTTCCGGAAGATTATTGAGGGCGTTAACAAGACTCTGGACACGGTTGTCGGCAATTTCGAAGCGATTCCCGCGCCGATCCAATTCATGGACAGTCAGTTGCGGATTCAATACATCAATCAAACCGGGGCGGACTTCGTCGGGAAGAGCAAGGAAGAGTTGGTCGGAAAGAACTGTGCCGATCTTTGGCAGTCGACCAAATGCGGAACCCGGGAATGCCCATGTCAGGTGGCCATGGAGCAAAACTCGACCTACACTTGCAGCAATGATGCAATGATCGGCGACCACGAGGTGAGCATTTTCTGCGCCGCGGCTCCTTTGAAGAATGACCAGGGCGAGGTCGTCGGTTCCTTCGAATTTATGACCGATCAGACTGCGATTACCAAAGCCATGCGGATAGCCGAAAAAGTAAACCAGTTCCAGAAAGACGAAGTTGCGAAGCTGGTTCAGGGATTGGGCAAGTTGGCAGCCGGTGACCTGGACTTCACCATCGAAGCGGCCCCGGGCGATGCGGACACTTTCGAGGTCAGGCAGAATTTTGTATTGATTCATCAAGCGTTGCACCAGAGCATCGCGGCGATTCAACAACTGATCGCCGATACCGATATCCTCGTCCAGGCGGCGACTGCCGGCCAGTTGGAAGTCAGGGTCGACGCGGCAAGGCACGGCGGAGACTTCGGGAAGATCGTCGCCGGGATCAACCGGACTCTTGATGCCATTGTGGAGCCTCTCAACGATGCCAATCAAGTGTTGCGAAAGATCGGAATGAATGATTTTACCCTGGCGATGGACTCCGAAAAATATCAGGGAATGCTGCGGCAGTTTGCCAAAGAGATCAATGAGGTCCGTTCCGGTTTCCTGGGAATCCAGGAGATCGTGGTGGCGGTCTCGCAAGGTGATACCGCTCGCTTTGAGGAAGGCGAGCGGCTCAGTCGGCGTTCGGAGAATGACCAGTTATTGCCGGCCATCAATACCATGATGCAAACGATTCGCGGCCTGATCCAAGAAGTGACCCGCTTGACCGAATCGGCGATTAATGGCGATTTGAAGGTGCGGGGCGAAGCCGCCCGGTTTACCGGCGGCTATCAACAGATTGTCACCGGGTTCAACCAAACGCTCGATGCGGTCATTCAACCGGTCAACGAGGCGGCCTCGGTTCTGGAAGAGATCGGGAAAGGAAATCTGGCGGTCCAAGTCCAGGGAGACTACCGGGGCGATCACCGCAAGATCGCGGATGCCCTCAATCAGACGATAAAAACCCTGAACGAAGTTTTGGGAGAGTTCGGCAAAGCTGCGGATCAAGTCGCTTCCGGAGCCCGCCATGTCTCCGATTCCAGCCAGGTGCTGTCGCAAGCCGCTACGGAGCAGGCCAGCACAGTCCAGCAGATTACCGCCTCGATGGCTGAGATCGCAGACCAAACCCGACAGAACGCGACTCATGCCAGCCAAGCCAATCAGCTGGCGCTCGCCGCCAAGGAACAAGCCATTCAAGGCGATGAGCAGATGCTGGCGATGCTCACCGCGATGACGGACATCAATGAAGCGTCGCGGAATATCTCCAAAATTATCAAGGTAATCGATGAGATTGCTTTCCAAACCAATATCCTGGCCCTAAACGCCGCGGTCGAGGCGGCCCGGGCCGGCCAGCACGGGAAGGGATTCGCGGTGGTGGCTGAGGAGGTTCGGAATCTGGCCGGCCGGAGCGCCAACGCGGCCAAAGAGACGACCACGCTGATCGAAGGCTCGATGAAGAAAGTGGCGACCGGAACCAAGATTGC
This genomic window from Hydrogenispora ethanolica contains:
- a CDS encoding methyl-accepting chemotaxis protein; protein product: MKIGVKLLGGFIFVALLAGAIGLIGSIHLRVMGENEQRMCQKNTIPLYFMGLAVIDFEKLLNNMKTLVIVDSDQEIYISEIEALDRSIQDAVAKFQKDGFSIQADSLTFALKKFDEYQATFIDLIKAKQKKQALELMNGDLKSQAQQVESIIKNIYDMNVSQASQTALNDTKAANQAGYLMMIIAIIGMLIAIGLGILFAMAIGRPVKRLTGAAERLALGDTEVEVVATSTDEIGQLIRSFIKMVDNIREQASVAQRVAAGDLTVEVVQKSEQDILALSMKQVVQSLHNLNDEVTRLTGAAMQGRLDTRADGSGLGGDFRKIIEGVNKTLDTVVGNFEAIPAPIQFMDSQLRIQYINQTGADFVGKSKEELVGKNCADLWQSTKCGTRECPCQVAMEQNSTYTCSNDAMIGDHEVSIFCAAAPLKNDQGEVVGSFEFMTDQTAITKAMRIAEKVNQFQKDEVAKLVQGLGKLAAGDLDFTIEAAPGDADTFEVRQNFVLIHQALHQSIAAIQQLIADTDILVQAATAGQLEVRVDAARHGGDFGKIVAGINRTLDAIVEPLNDANQVLRKIGMNDFTLAMDSEKYQGMLRQFAKEINEVRSGFLGIQEIVVAVSQGDTARFEEGERLSRRSENDQLLPAINTMMQTIRGLIQEVTRLTESAINGDLKVRGEAARFTGGYQQIVTGFNQTLDAVIQPVNEAASVLEEIGKGNLAVQVQGDYRGDHRKIADALNQTIKTLNEVLGEFGKAADQVASGARHVSDSSQVLSQAATEQASTVQQITASMAEIADQTRQNATHASQANQLALAAKEQAIQGDEQMLAMLTAMTDINEASRNISKIIKVIDEIAFQTNILALNAAVEAARAGQHGKGFAVVAEEVRNLAGRSANAAKETTTLIEGSMKKVATGTKIANQTADALNRIVEGVTKATSLVGGIAESSNEQATAITQVNQGISQVARVTQTNTATAEASASASEEMASQADLLRQIVQKFKLRGEAEHNRHSAAPDQRSKKGSELARETIAGGLRQAAANSEKSRKPDAGEFGKY